The following coding sequences lie in one Listeria ivanovii subsp. londoniensis genomic window:
- a CDS encoding glucosamine-6-phosphate deaminase, with protein sequence MKVVIKENPQVVAETVSKKIIELVNEKPSSLVCIAGGDTPLLTIEALVKANLAGEVDFSQTQFVGLDEWVGLGRETKGSCIRTLDDAFFDRLKDVTTEQICFFDGKRADLEAECTRVDTFINERGGIDFILLGIGLNGHIGFNEPFVPVDVNCHVVKLDDVTKRVMSKYFETSLPLTHGISLGMKQILAAKEIYLVATGEKKAAIVQQVVETKPTVAIPATLVKQTTSVLVVDKLAASGCEI encoded by the coding sequence ATGAAAGTAGTTATAAAAGAAAATCCCCAAGTAGTAGCTGAAACAGTAAGCAAAAAAATCATTGAACTAGTAAACGAAAAGCCATCAAGCTTAGTTTGTATCGCTGGTGGAGATACACCGTTATTAACGATAGAAGCATTAGTAAAAGCAAATCTAGCCGGTGAAGTGGATTTTAGTCAAACGCAATTTGTTGGTCTAGATGAATGGGTTGGACTTGGTAGAGAAACGAAAGGAAGTTGTATCCGGACTTTAGATGATGCTTTTTTTGACCGTTTAAAAGATGTCACTACTGAGCAAATTTGCTTTTTTGACGGGAAGAGAGCTGATTTAGAAGCAGAATGTACTCGTGTAGATACATTTATTAATGAACGAGGCGGAATTGATTTTATCTTATTAGGAATCGGTCTTAATGGACATATTGGATTTAACGAACCATTTGTACCTGTCGATGTCAATTGTCATGTAGTGAAATTGGATGATGTCACTAAACGTGTCATGAGTAAATACTTTGAGACAAGTTTACCCCTGACTCACGGAATATCACTTGGAATGAAACAGATTTTAGCAGCAAAAGAAATTTATTTAGTCGCTACAGGCGAAAAAAAAGCAGCAATTGTTCAGCAGGTTGTCGAAACGAAGCCAACTGTGGCGATTCCTGCAACTTTAGTTAAACAAACTACTTCTGTACTCGTAGTAGATAAATTGGCAGCAAGTGGGTGTGAAATCTAA
- a CDS encoding PTS sugar transporter subunit IIB, producing MEMNQLYVLLVCNLGASTGVMVTKMKEVAQNSEKLKNTDVKIEAHPAGELREYIEAFDVILVGPQIKHQLKHLSEIAAEFDKPIQVIDTKDYGTVNGANILKDAIILKMNK from the coding sequence ATGGAAATGAATCAATTATATGTGCTTTTAGTGTGTAACTTAGGAGCATCTACAGGAGTTATGGTCACAAAAATGAAAGAGGTCGCACAAAATAGCGAAAAGCTAAAAAATACCGATGTTAAAATCGAAGCTCATCCAGCAGGAGAACTTCGCGAATACATCGAAGCATTTGATGTTATATTAGTTGGTCCGCAAATCAAGCACCAATTAAAACATTTAAGTGAGATTGCGGCTGAATTTGATAAACCCATTCAAGTCATTGATACAAAGGATTACGGAACAGTCAACGGTGCAAATATTTTAAAAGATGCGATTATCCTTAAAATGAATAAATAA
- a CDS encoding PH domain-containing protein — protein sequence MFEERRLHPIALIKEIITNVRRNIVPIVVALFSIFRGIESTGYLPSWAIYGIVLLVILLILTPAVLKYITYKYTLEDQGIRIKYGLIFRKNTYIPYERIQTVQKKQWFFFIPFDVCQILIETAGGNGKAEADLVAVPVGVVDELKDLRDGKKQEIEEEHVKDEEQPAEVPEKTVMLQTRQLILMAVTSGGVFGTLLIVLAFMQQFREVIPTDWMESQAEELWKMGVIVMIVLIVLILFVLWGISIVTTLFKYFQFKLMKFSDSLVVEKGLLERNHTTVSLARIQGIIIVESPLRQILGLVAVKVVTAGNSGDEKQSGDILLLPIMKKEQAFQTLKEMLPNYLFDLEELERAPKASLRRFLQIYLVWTVIPAAILSILFFPLGIISLLLPILAGMKAIASYRATGVSSDKHTLIIQARPVISKLTYVMRKERIQGLSLRQSIWMEKGRTCHLNVWLKSGSTSAEAYVRYLNKDQAIQVYEWYSPSKTINES from the coding sequence ATGTTTGAAGAAAGACGCCTACATCCAATTGCGCTAATTAAGGAAATAATTACGAACGTTAGACGAAATATTGTTCCAATTGTCGTGGCACTATTTTCTATTTTTAGAGGGATTGAAAGCACCGGTTATTTACCAAGTTGGGCGATTTATGGCATTGTTCTTCTGGTTATTTTGCTTATTTTAACGCCTGCTGTGTTGAAATACATTACCTATAAATATACATTAGAAGACCAGGGGATTCGGATAAAGTACGGTTTGATTTTCAGAAAAAATACATACATTCCATATGAGCGCATCCAAACAGTACAAAAGAAACAATGGTTTTTCTTTATCCCATTTGATGTTTGCCAAATACTCATCGAGACGGCTGGCGGGAATGGAAAAGCGGAAGCCGATTTAGTAGCTGTCCCAGTGGGGGTAGTGGATGAATTAAAGGATTTACGTGATGGAAAAAAACAAGAAATAGAAGAAGAACATGTGAAAGACGAAGAACAACCCGCAGAAGTTCCAGAAAAAACAGTTATGCTCCAAACAAGGCAATTAATTTTAATGGCGGTAACTTCCGGTGGGGTATTCGGAACACTTTTAATTGTGCTAGCTTTTATGCAGCAATTTCGAGAAGTTATTCCAACTGATTGGATGGAATCACAAGCCGAAGAACTCTGGAAAATGGGCGTTATTGTGATGATTGTTTTAATTGTCTTGATTTTGTTCGTTTTGTGGGGAATATCGATTGTAACAACACTTTTCAAATATTTCCAATTCAAACTCATGAAATTTTCCGATTCACTGGTTGTCGAAAAAGGACTGTTAGAAAGAAACCATACAACTGTATCACTTGCTCGTATCCAAGGAATTATTATTGTTGAATCACCGCTTCGACAAATACTTGGACTGGTTGCTGTGAAAGTGGTTACTGCGGGGAATTCTGGTGATGAAAAGCAATCAGGTGATATTTTACTTTTGCCCATCATGAAAAAAGAACAGGCCTTCCAGACTTTGAAAGAAATGCTTCCCAATTATTTATTTGATTTGGAAGAATTAGAACGGGCTCCAAAAGCAAGTTTGCGCAGGTTTTTACAGATTTATTTAGTATGGACAGTAATTCCAGCTGCAATTCTGAGCATTTTATTTTTCCCACTCGGTATTATTAGTCTTCTATTACCAATTTTAGCAGGAATGAAGGCTATCGCGAGTTACCGTGCTACAGGTGTATCCTCAGATAAACATACCTTAATCATCCAAGCGCGCCCAGTTATTTCCAAATTAACCTATGTGATGCGGAAAGAACGAATCCAAGGCTTAAGCTTAAGGCAGAGCATCTGGATGGAAAAAGGAAGGACTTGCCACTTAAATGTTTGGCTAAAATCAGGAAGCACAAGTGCGGAAGCCTATGTTCGCTATCTAAACAAAGACCAAGCTATCCAAGTTTATGAATGGTATAGTCCCTCAAAGACAATAAATGAATCATAA
- a CDS encoding aldo/keto reductase codes for MENIIVQGRKNGQKIDIACSNLVMGAGDFLRVDNMDFAGPVLDQYFAFGGNIFDTARHYRHSEKAIGAWMQMRGNRENVVIQTKGGHPVREASDVPRVTPEAIYEDISVSLEMLQTNHVELFALHRDNPAVEVGPIMEALHKEVENGRVYAIGLSNWELPRIIEANEYAMTHGLTPLSFNSPNFSLAKVNRPRWENCVSASEEMVRWHEQTNLPLFSWSSQAGGFFSGEFSEQDPSDTEMVEVYYSESNWERYKRAKELAQKKGCTPIQISLAYVLSQSFPTAAVIGPENQAELKSSVAAANIQLSKEEIAWLDLKA; via the coding sequence ATGGAAAATATCATTGTACAAGGAAGAAAAAATGGTCAAAAGATTGATATTGCATGTTCTAACTTAGTCATGGGTGCTGGGGATTTCTTACGAGTAGATAATATGGATTTTGCAGGTCCTGTACTTGATCAATACTTTGCGTTTGGTGGAAATATTTTTGATACAGCCCGTCATTATCGTCATAGCGAAAAAGCAATTGGAGCATGGATGCAGATGCGTGGTAATCGAGAAAATGTTGTTATTCAAACAAAAGGTGGACATCCAGTACGTGAAGCGAGTGATGTGCCGCGTGTAACGCCAGAAGCGATTTACGAAGACATTTCTGTGAGTTTGGAGATGCTTCAAACCAATCATGTGGAGTTATTTGCGCTACATCGTGATAATCCGGCAGTTGAAGTAGGTCCGATTATGGAAGCTTTACACAAAGAAGTAGAAAATGGCCGTGTATATGCGATTGGACTTTCCAATTGGGAGTTACCACGAATTATCGAAGCAAATGAATACGCCATGACACACGGTTTAACACCACTTAGTTTTAATAGCCCTAATTTTAGTTTAGCAAAAGTAAACCGACCACGCTGGGAAAATTGTGTTTCCGCAAGTGAAGAGATGGTGCGCTGGCATGAACAAACGAATTTACCACTTTTTTCTTGGTCTTCACAGGCTGGGGGGTTCTTTTCTGGTGAATTTTCAGAACAAGACCCATCAGATACAGAAATGGTAGAAGTTTATTATAGCGAATCCAACTGGGAACGCTACAAACGAGCCAAAGAGCTAGCGCAGAAAAAAGGATGTACTCCCATTCAAATTTCGCTTGCTTATGTGCTAAGTCAATCTTTCCCAACAGCAGCCGTTATCGGTCCTGAGAATCAAGCGGAACTAAAGTCTTCTGTAGCAGCGGCGAATATTCAGCTGTCAAAAGAAGAAATAGCATGGCTTGATTTAAAAGCATAA
- a CDS encoding PTS sugar transporter subunit IIC, translated as MSSKNKQSFMNRFIAFMEKYFEPVAARIEKQRHISSIKNGMIALISVLIIGSFSLIISAIGNMFPAGSGVKEFFIQNAAALNLPFQFTFGLLSVYAAITISYSHAKQMKVPVLHSVMAAVMVTLILNTKMVDGVLNTAFLDSRGLFIAIFGALISVELIGLFIRKNITIRIKGLPAGIATTFEAIIPLVVLLFGAVGLSVLMQSITSGQIIPEAFTTMLAPAINSIDTPYAVFLICFLEMLFWFIGLNGYAILIGFVLPFMTQYLGANAAAYAAGEPIPHVFAPNFWDYFMGFSGSGITGALVILALFSKSKELKAVGKVSVVPAIFTISEPVVFGLPICFNPYLFIPFVLGTPILAVGQWFVFHFGWVRPPIANVGGTPIPLAQYLATMDWRAIILIVFVLAAAVCMYYPFFKMYEKSLIKEEAVVSDREAAHAALDLDF; from the coding sequence ATGTCGAGTAAAAACAAACAATCTTTTATGAACCGTTTTATTGCTTTTATGGAGAAGTATTTTGAACCTGTTGCTGCGAGAATTGAAAAACAACGCCATATTTCTTCCATTAAGAATGGGATGATTGCTCTCATTTCCGTGTTGATTATTGGCTCATTTTCACTGATTATTTCGGCTATAGGAAATATGTTTCCGGCAGGTTCTGGTGTAAAAGAATTCTTCATCCAAAATGCCGCAGCGCTTAATTTGCCTTTCCAGTTTACCTTTGGACTATTATCGGTTTATGCAGCAATCACTATTTCCTACAGCCATGCTAAACAAATGAAAGTTCCAGTACTTCATAGCGTCATGGCAGCTGTTATGGTCACGCTTATTTTGAATACGAAAATGGTTGATGGCGTTCTAAATACAGCGTTTTTAGATTCTAGAGGTTTATTTATCGCTATCTTTGGGGCTTTAATTTCGGTAGAACTGATTGGTTTGTTCATTAGAAAAAATATCACTATCCGGATTAAAGGTTTGCCAGCAGGAATCGCGACTACTTTTGAAGCAATTATTCCACTTGTGGTGTTATTATTTGGTGCTGTTGGTTTAAGTGTCTTGATGCAAAGTATTACTAGTGGGCAAATTATTCCAGAAGCTTTTACGACAATGCTTGCTCCAGCAATTAATAGTATTGATACTCCTTATGCTGTATTCTTAATTTGTTTCTTAGAAATGCTATTTTGGTTTATCGGTTTAAATGGTTACGCGATTTTAATTGGTTTTGTACTTCCTTTTATGACTCAATATCTAGGAGCAAATGCGGCGGCTTATGCAGCAGGAGAACCGATTCCACATGTTTTTGCACCAAATTTCTGGGATTACTTCATGGGATTTTCTGGATCGGGTATCACAGGAGCACTTGTTATTCTTGCCTTATTTAGTAAATCCAAAGAGTTAAAGGCTGTCGGCAAGGTATCTGTTGTACCAGCTATTTTCACGATTTCTGAGCCGGTTGTTTTCGGATTGCCAATTTGTTTTAATCCGTATTTGTTCATTCCGTTTGTACTTGGAACACCTATTTTAGCAGTTGGTCAATGGTTTGTATTTCACTTTGGCTGGGTTCGGCCACCAATTGCAAATGTCGGTGGGACACCCATTCCACTGGCACAATATTTAGCAACGATGGACTGGCGAGCAATTATCTTAATCGTCTTTGTTCTAGCTGCAGCAGTCTGTATGTATTATCCATTCTTCAAAATGTATGAGAAGAGTTTAATCAAAGAAGAAGCCGTTGTATCTGACAGGGAAGCAGCACATGCGGCACTGGACTTAGATTTCTAA
- a CDS encoding collagen binding domain-containing protein, with the protein MKKKWLIFALIFLLATIFFVPKAEAATDYGSSFFTKVALQNQNGEDTTNFKENSRVRVAYDFVITQPVVSGETMTLTIPAQLKLINFGGFPVNDAEGNTIADAKVEPTTGTITLTFTDYVNTHTDLSGSLYYNATFNSKNIQTDQVNSILFPVKNTTQAWNAYISKVSTGGGTGSPTVVFKQGRMDEKDSTILHWTVTLNNALLPIENAIYTDTLGSGQTLLGKATVKYRDANKKIVTESEREISLDNNRNFQLTIGTLINQSVVINYDSKITNKQKSYTNKATIAGDNFDAVSRNASVIDYGSGGQGVGTPPPPVKEEPPFIPAEKQPIEKVVETDFGPLEIVKDSDENGKIKVIYKVKSGDTLPGVAKKFDVTVSDIKEWNNLMSDNLQTGQKLQLTIEKTLLNSITIPATPKVTSTTKVGSVIETPGTLPHTGDTNPLLAFLAGLSLVSFGFTFLRKN; encoded by the coding sequence ATGAAAAAGAAGTGGTTGATTTTTGCACTTATTTTTTTATTAGCTACGATATTTTTTGTACCAAAAGCTGAAGCGGCAACTGATTATGGGAGTAGTTTTTTTACTAAAGTTGCACTGCAAAATCAAAACGGGGAAGATACAACCAATTTCAAAGAGAATAGTAGAGTAAGAGTTGCCTATGATTTTGTTATTACACAGCCAGTTGTGAGTGGTGAAACAATGACGCTCACTATTCCAGCACAGCTAAAATTAATTAATTTTGGTGGTTTTCCAGTGAATGACGCAGAAGGAAATACGATAGCAGATGCAAAAGTGGAACCGACTACAGGAACAATAACGTTAACTTTTACAGACTATGTTAATACGCATACAGATTTAAGCGGCAGTTTATACTATAACGCTACGTTTAATAGCAAAAATATTCAAACAGATCAAGTTAACTCGATTTTATTTCCGGTAAAAAATACCACACAAGCTTGGAATGCGTATATTAGTAAAGTATCAACTGGCGGTGGGACAGGTTCGCCAACAGTTGTTTTTAAACAAGGACGAATGGACGAGAAAGATTCGACTATTTTGCACTGGACAGTTACTTTAAATAATGCCCTTTTACCAATTGAAAATGCCATTTATACTGACACACTTGGTTCTGGACAAACTTTGCTAGGTAAAGCGACAGTAAAGTATCGTGATGCAAATAAAAAAATTGTCACCGAGTCAGAGCGCGAAATTTCACTAGATAATAATCGTAATTTCCAGTTAACGATTGGAACACTAATTAATCAATCTGTTGTGATTAACTATGATAGTAAAATTACGAATAAACAAAAAAGTTATACAAATAAAGCGACAATTGCAGGAGATAATTTTGATGCTGTTTCAAGAAATGCAAGTGTGATTGACTATGGAAGTGGCGGTCAAGGAGTTGGAACGCCACCGCCCCCAGTGAAAGAAGAACCACCCTTTATTCCGGCAGAAAAACAGCCAATTGAAAAAGTGGTTGAGACAGATTTTGGACCACTTGAAATAGTAAAAGATTCTGATGAAAATGGCAAAATCAAAGTGATTTACAAGGTGAAAAGCGGCGATACTTTACCTGGAGTTGCCAAAAAATTCGATGTAACGGTTTCAGATATTAAAGAGTGGAATAACCTTATGTCAGATAATTTACAAACGGGACAAAAATTGCAATTGACTATTGAAAAAACATTACTTAATAGCATTACTATACCAGCGACACCAAAAGTAACTAGTACGACCAAAGTTGGGAGTGTCATTGAAACACCAGGAACGTTACCGCATACTGGCGATACCAATCCTTTGTTAGCATTCTTAGCTGGTTTAAGTCTAGTTTCCTTTGGCTTTACATTTTTGCGCAAAAACTAA
- a CDS encoding BglG family transcription antiterminator: MKLNQQCIQILDFLMEQEDFKNISYISSALGHSERSVRYSLEKIDVFLSEQTLPTLVRHTRKGVLLPEKNIISPVVNKFKQQITPKKYRYSQEEVQQFLLLKLLLTEEVLPVTYFEEVLFISRSSVLNHLRAIEGELFLNNLDLSHQPRHGFLVTGNLITKSSLFARSFLRFINIREFYQFLDSENSLSKKGELFFYNLFELEILQEVNLEAHSVEENASRAMDEQLYLTLIAILLKQHEAKVDFQFQTSFVVADQLDQALETIIGSLRQYQYGQEDEAVIDTFVTGICEQMGEIYQVDFINGETDFFAQIKAHIKLMIRRVRAGVSIENPIFHEFMRDNSEIFMRVKESLEALKPLLPISVSSQEISFLAIYFASEVQRNRQTEDLKPNLLIICPEGVAVSKMIAIQLKKMFEFESIQTIGLRKFKREMMNEFDFVISTVDLPDMHDSNVLRIHSYLQKEDMELLQKHLRMKLVKDDKQIINKFSKILAIIGENTQINNLSKLEFDLLEALISDEGEAPKKVIPPFYFTERAIELENYCPTWRQAIKIGTKCLENLQVVEPSYHEKIMENLKMYGPYMVIAPGVVIAHAGASDGVLKDGLGVTVIEDGILFYDRYEEPVHVIFTLALKTKEAHLLVEQLMKLALDEERIKKIRMASSKRDIYHYVKSAILE; the protein is encoded by the coding sequence ATGAAATTAAATCAGCAGTGTATTCAAATTTTAGACTTTCTTATGGAGCAAGAAGACTTTAAAAATATTAGTTATATTTCAAGTGCGCTTGGACATTCGGAACGTAGTGTTCGTTATAGCTTGGAAAAAATTGATGTTTTTCTAAGTGAGCAAACTTTACCCACGCTCGTCAGGCATACAAGGAAAGGGGTGTTACTTCCGGAAAAAAATATTATCAGCCCGGTGGTTAATAAATTTAAACAACAAATTACACCAAAAAAATACCGTTACAGCCAAGAGGAAGTGCAGCAATTCTTATTACTTAAGTTGCTTTTAACTGAAGAGGTGCTCCCGGTTACTTATTTTGAAGAAGTGCTGTTTATTTCACGATCATCAGTGTTAAACCATCTGCGTGCAATCGAAGGCGAACTTTTTTTAAATAATCTAGATTTATCTCATCAGCCTAGGCACGGATTTCTAGTGACCGGAAACCTGATAACGAAATCATCCCTCTTTGCCAGAAGCTTTCTACGTTTTATTAATATTCGCGAATTCTATCAGTTTTTAGATTCTGAAAATAGCTTGTCGAAAAAAGGGGAGTTATTTTTTTATAATCTTTTTGAGTTAGAAATTTTGCAGGAAGTAAATTTAGAAGCCCATTCGGTTGAGGAAAATGCAAGTCGAGCAATGGATGAACAGTTATATTTAACACTAATTGCGATTTTACTGAAGCAACATGAAGCGAAGGTGGATTTTCAGTTTCAAACTAGTTTCGTCGTGGCCGATCAACTTGATCAAGCGCTAGAAACGATTATTGGCTCGCTTAGACAATATCAATATGGCCAGGAAGATGAAGCAGTGATTGATACGTTTGTAACAGGGATATGCGAGCAAATGGGTGAAATTTATCAAGTGGATTTTATAAATGGAGAGACAGATTTTTTTGCTCAGATTAAAGCGCATATTAAGTTAATGATTAGACGAGTTCGAGCAGGAGTTAGTATTGAAAATCCGATTTTTCATGAGTTTATGCGCGATAATAGCGAAATATTTATGCGTGTAAAAGAAAGTCTAGAGGCGTTAAAACCATTATTACCCATTTCAGTAAGTTCACAGGAAATTTCGTTTTTAGCGATTTACTTTGCTTCTGAAGTACAGCGAAACAGGCAAACAGAAGATTTGAAACCAAATTTGCTGATTATCTGTCCAGAAGGTGTAGCGGTTTCCAAAATGATTGCGATTCAATTAAAGAAAATGTTTGAATTCGAGTCGATCCAAACTATTGGTCTGCGCAAATTTAAACGAGAAATGATGAATGAATTTGATTTTGTCATTAGCACGGTGGATTTACCTGACATGCATGATTCCAATGTATTACGGATTCACAGTTATCTCCAAAAAGAAGATATGGAACTTTTGCAAAAACATTTACGAATGAAACTTGTGAAAGATGATAAACAGATTATTAATAAGTTCAGTAAAATCCTCGCTATCATTGGGGAAAATACGCAAATAAATAATTTGAGTAAATTAGAATTTGATTTATTGGAAGCGCTTATATCCGATGAAGGCGAAGCACCTAAAAAAGTTATTCCCCCATTTTATTTTACCGAACGAGCAATCGAACTAGAAAACTATTGCCCGACTTGGCGCCAAGCAATTAAAATCGGAACGAAATGTCTCGAAAATTTACAAGTAGTGGAACCAAGCTATCATGAAAAAATCATGGAGAATTTAAAAATGTATGGGCCTTATATGGTCATTGCGCCTGGTGTGGTCATTGCTCATGCAGGGGCTAGCGATGGAGTTTTAAAGGACGGGCTTGGCGTGACAGTCATTGAAGATGGTATTTTATTTTATGATAGGTACGAGGAGCCGGTGCACGTTATTTTCACACTGGCTTTAAAAACAAAAGAAGCACATTTGCTGGTGGAGCAATTGATGAAACTAGCATTAGATGAAGAAAGAATTAAAAAAATTAGAATGGCTAGCTCAAAGCGTGATATTTATCATTACGTTAAATCAGCTATCTTGGAATGA
- a CDS encoding sugar phosphate isomerase/epimerase family protein, with the protein MDIKDKIAVQLYSVRKEMERDLEGTFKKIHEIGFRYVQLDGMRGNDPAEVLHFLGKYELKVIGMHIKHGRFMTDLDGIIQEAYYFGCKTIFDKYIEEEDQNLVGYKATKEALIRAAQQLNSLGFRVGLHNPEYDFNELIAGRRVMDFITDPVNGVCIYAEPDTYWIRAAGHDEGEFMKRYSGRAPIVHMKDFVSGFELEDMDNNLVEIGQGEVDFRAIIVWGEANGVEYYCIEQDRSKRDMFDTLKASYNYLLNL; encoded by the coding sequence ATGGATATTAAAGATAAAATAGCGGTCCAACTTTATTCAGTACGAAAAGAAATGGAACGAGATTTAGAAGGTACATTCAAAAAAATTCATGAAATTGGGTTTCGGTATGTGCAACTTGACGGTATGAGAGGAAATGATCCCGCCGAAGTATTACATTTCCTCGGTAAATATGAATTAAAGGTGATTGGTATGCATATTAAGCATGGCCGTTTTATGACTGATTTAGATGGTATCATTCAAGAAGCATACTATTTTGGTTGTAAAACAATTTTTGATAAGTATATCGAAGAGGAAGACCAAAATCTGGTTGGTTATAAAGCAACAAAAGAAGCGCTAATTAGGGCTGCTCAGCAATTAAATTCACTTGGTTTTCGAGTTGGCTTGCATAATCCGGAATATGATTTTAATGAGTTAATTGCTGGCCGAAGAGTGATGGATTTCATTACTGATCCAGTAAATGGTGTATGTATCTATGCTGAACCAGATACATATTGGATTAGAGCGGCTGGACATGACGAAGGGGAATTTATGAAGCGATACAGTGGACGTGCTCCAATTGTTCATATGAAAGATTTTGTCAGTGGCTTTGAATTAGAAGACATGGACAATAACTTAGTGGAGATTGGTCAAGGAGAGGTGGATTTTCGTGCAATCATTGTTTGGGGCGAAGCAAATGGAGTCGAGTATTACTGCATCGAGCAAGACCGGTCGAAAAGAGACATGTTTGACACGTTAAAAGCTAGCTACAATTATTTATTAAATTTATAA
- a CDS encoding PH domain-containing protein: protein MELENLEKKLPEKIKTVWRQTEGIAVFAFLLCSVVAAVIFYYTEISLWWSMIGFGFTCLYAVFVYGFIIPFRFARWSYQIKPDEMEIQHGIIFRSRVLIPMVRIQHVETGQGPLLRRQKLVSLSITTAAKTHVIEAVNEAESDKLRHHILELVKVAKEDV from the coding sequence ATGGAACTTGAAAATTTAGAAAAAAAACTACCAGAAAAAATTAAAACTGTCTGGCGGCAAACGGAGGGGATAGCTGTTTTTGCTTTTCTTCTTTGTTCTGTTGTTGCAGCCGTGATTTTTTATTATACGGAAATATCACTATGGTGGAGCATGATTGGGTTTGGTTTTACTTGTTTATACGCAGTGTTCGTTTACGGCTTTATTATTCCGTTTCGTTTTGCGAGGTGGAGTTATCAAATTAAACCAGACGAAATGGAAATTCAACACGGTATCATTTTTAGAAGTCGAGTATTAATTCCGATGGTTCGTATTCAGCATGTAGAAACAGGGCAGGGTCCATTACTTAGACGACAAAAGCTTGTTTCATTATCTATCACGACAGCTGCCAAAACACACGTCATTGAAGCAGTAAATGAAGCAGAATCGGATAAATTAAGGCATCACATTTTGGAACTTGTGAAGGTGGCGAAAGAAGATGTTTGA
- a CDS encoding PTS lactose/cellobiose transporter subunit IIA produces MDIEKISFSLISLAGDSFSKLVEALQAAKESDTAHVELLLKEADELMIQAHKEQTEMLIQETRGEKASYSILLVHAQDTLMNTILASTLIREMIEMYQEIKAIKMEGEK; encoded by the coding sequence ATGGACATAGAAAAAATATCGTTTTCATTAATTTCACTGGCGGGAGATTCGTTTTCCAAATTAGTCGAAGCACTTCAAGCAGCAAAAGAATCTGATACAGCTCACGTAGAATTACTACTAAAAGAAGCAGATGAGTTAATGATTCAGGCTCATAAAGAACAAACGGAGATGTTAATCCAAGAGACTCGAGGCGAAAAAGCTAGCTATTCCATACTACTTGTTCATGCTCAAGACACATTAATGAATACTATTTTAGCTTCGACATTAATTCGCGAAATGATTGAAATGTACCAAGAAATCAAAGCAATAAAAATGGAGGGGGAAAAGTAA